A region of Bombilactobacillus folatiphilus DNA encodes the following proteins:
- a CDS encoding glycosyltransferase, producing MNIGIFTDTYFPQVSGVATSIQTLKNDLEQKGNTVYIFTTTDPHVDKNTIEPNIFRLGSVPFISFTDRRIAYRGMFHALKLAKELNLDIVHTQTEFSLGLIGKFVAHSLKIPCVHTYHTMYEDYLHYVLNGHLLKPYHVKQMSKLFISGMSGVIAPSQKVYDTLSRYGIKTPMTIIPTGVDLSNFTQKIDTTTLEKQLHLTNCQPILLTLSRIANEKKIELLLQQLPNLISHYPDIMLLIVGGGPDMDDLLVQVDRLRIQEHVKFVGEVDHDHVAPYYHLADLFVSASDTESQGLTFIEALASGLKCVVRSSPYTDQLLNDPALGVTYQDPKQLAYLVIQYIDHPNLFDDPKPRKQKLYEISADLFGDQVLEFYQNSYKYFLRKKLANEPLKDGQYYDD from the coding sequence ATGAATATTGGGATATTTACGGATACTTATTTTCCACAAGTCAGTGGCGTAGCAACTTCGATTCAAACTTTAAAAAATGACTTAGAACAAAAAGGGAACACTGTCTATATTTTTACGACAACGGATCCGCATGTAGATAAAAATACAATTGAGCCAAATATTTTTCGGTTGGGAAGTGTGCCCTTTATTTCCTTTACAGATCGTCGCATTGCTTATCGAGGTATGTTTCATGCTCTGAAATTGGCTAAAGAGTTAAATTTAGACATTGTGCATACACAAACAGAATTTTCGTTAGGTTTAATTGGTAAATTTGTAGCTCATAGTTTAAAAATTCCTTGTGTGCATACGTATCACACGATGTATGAAGATTATTTACATTATGTTTTAAATGGTCATCTGTTAAAGCCGTATCATGTTAAGCAAATGTCTAAATTATTTATTTCAGGAATGTCTGGTGTGATCGCTCCTAGTCAAAAGGTTTACGATACTTTAAGTCGTTATGGCATTAAAACACCGATGACAATTATTCCTACGGGCGTTGATCTTTCAAATTTTACTCAAAAGATTGATACTACAACTTTAGAAAAACAATTACATTTAACTAATTGCCAGCCTATTTTGTTGACGTTAAGTCGAATTGCTAATGAGAAAAAAATTGAATTATTATTGCAACAATTACCCAATTTAATTTCACATTATCCTGATATAATGTTACTTATCGTTGGTGGTGGGCCTGATATGGATGATTTGCTTGTGCAAGTCGATCGGTTACGGATTCAAGAGCATGTCAAATTTGTTGGTGAAGTTGATCATGATCATGTTGCACCATACTATCATTTAGCGGATTTATTTGTTTCAGCCAGTGATACAGAATCTCAGGGCCTGACTTTTATTGAAGCATTAGCTTCTGGTTTGAAATGTGTGGTGCGGTCTAGTCCTTATACTGATCAATTATTGAATGATCCAGCCTTGGGAGTAACTTATCAGGATCCTAAGCAATTGGCATATTTGGTGATACAGTATATTGATCATCCTAATTTATTCGATGATCCTAAACCACGCAAACAAAAATTATATGAAATTTCAGCAGATTTATTTGGTGATCAAGTGTTGGAATTTTATCAAAATTCTTATAAATATTTTTTACGTAAAAAATTAGCTAATGAACCGCTGAAGGATGGTCAATATTATGATGACTAA
- a CDS encoding deoxynucleoside kinase encodes MIVLSGMIGAGKSSLATLVSEHLGTKAFYEQVDDNPVLPLFYADPKKYAFLLQIYFLNKRFASIKQALADDNNVLDRSIYEDSLFFHINADMGRATDQEVKVYDELLDNMMEELPYAAHKKAPDLLVHLDVSYDKMLEHIQKRGRSYELPENDPSLIDYYHNLLGRYDQWYADYHYSPKMKISCDEYDFVENEHDRAKVLKLIDEKLKERGTL; translated from the coding sequence ATGATAGTTTTGAGCGGTATGATTGGTGCTGGAAAAAGTAGTTTGGCAACGCTAGTTTCTGAACATTTAGGAACCAAAGCTTTTTACGAGCAGGTGGACGATAATCCAGTCTTGCCTTTGTTTTATGCAGATCCTAAAAAATATGCTTTTTTATTGCAAATTTATTTTCTGAATAAACGTTTTGCATCGATTAAACAAGCTTTGGCTGATGATAATAATGTTTTGGACCGTTCAATTTATGAGGATTCTTTATTTTTCCATATCAATGCTGATATGGGACGAGCTACAGATCAAGAAGTAAAAGTTTATGACGAATTATTAGACAATATGATGGAAGAGTTGCCTTACGCTGCACATAAAAAAGCACCTGATTTACTAGTACATTTGGATGTTTCCTACGATAAAATGTTGGAGCATATTCAAAAACGTGGTCGTTCGTATGAATTGCCTGAAAATGATCCTTCGCTGATTGATTATTATCATAATTTATTGGGACGTTATGACCAGTGGTATGCTGACTATCACTATAGTCCTAAAATGAAAATTAGCTGTGATGAGTATGATTTTGTAGAAAATGAACATGATCGAGCAAAAGTTCTGAAGTTGATTGATGAGAAGTTAAAAGAACGTGGGACGTTATAA
- a CDS encoding lysylphosphatidylglycerol synthase transmembrane domain-containing protein, translating into MSRKNFAATLIMLVVGCGVFWLEIRKTNFQILIHQAITLNWWWLFVAFLSMFLSFFFEALVLKVLLRNRDDELHHWWNIIRIPWIQALFNAITPFSSGGQPAQIVALVQSGVEVGRGSSVLLMKFVIYQTIVLINFIIAMVFQFERIAQHFSGLAILIIGGFLIHIFTIGILLMVMFYYRLTRKLAIGIMKIIGLVVSSKKKERWTKNVLDKIDNFYQESLVLKQEKTKVFKASVLTFFQLLFYYLVVYFTLLALHVDHVNIVEVLIMQIMIVMITSIFPIPGGTGGAEYSFKALFSQYVSVPSTLILGMFIWRFITYYLGMFLGIIAVAFKPINERTQSRVRGGKINNEEPF; encoded by the coding sequence ATGAGTCGTAAGAATTTTGCTGCGACATTGATAATGTTAGTTGTTGGTTGCGGAGTTTTTTGGCTTGAAATTCGAAAAACTAATTTTCAAATTTTAATTCATCAGGCAATCACTTTAAATTGGTGGTGGCTTTTTGTGGCTTTTTTGTCAATGTTTCTTTCTTTTTTCTTCGAGGCACTGGTTTTAAAAGTCCTATTACGCAATCGCGACGACGAATTGCATCATTGGTGGAATATTATACGGATTCCTTGGATTCAGGCATTATTTAATGCAATCACACCTTTTTCGTCAGGCGGTCAACCTGCACAGATTGTTGCTCTAGTTCAATCTGGTGTTGAAGTTGGACGTGGAAGTTCAGTTTTGCTAATGAAATTTGTTATCTATCAAACAATTGTATTAATTAATTTTATTATTGCCATGGTTTTTCAATTTGAGCGTATTGCGCAACATTTTAGTGGTTTAGCGATATTAATTATCGGTGGTTTTTTGATTCATATTTTTACAATTGGTATATTATTAATGGTGATGTTTTATTATCGATTAACACGTAAATTAGCAATTGGCATTATGAAGATAATTGGTTTAGTTGTTAGTTCGAAAAAAAAAGAACGTTGGACTAAAAATGTTCTGGACAAAATAGATAATTTTTATCAAGAAAGTTTAGTTTTAAAACAAGAAAAAACAAAGGTGTTTAAGGCATCTGTATTAACGTTTTTTCAACTGTTGTTTTACTATTTAGTTGTTTATTTCACACTTTTGGCTTTGCATGTTGATCATGTTAATATAGTGGAAGTTTTGATAATGCAAATTATGATTGTGATGATTACCTCTATTTTTCCTATTCCTGGAGGCACTGGTGGTGCTGAATATAGTTTTAAAGCTTTATTTTCACAGTATGTCAGTGTACCTAGTACCTTGATTTTAGGTATGTTTATTTGGCGTTTTATCACTTACTATTTAGGCATGTTTTTAGGTATTATTGCAGTAGCATTTAAACCAATTAATGAACGGACTCAATCTAGAGTCCGTGGAGGAAAAATTAATAATGAAGAACCTTTTTAA
- a CDS encoding LTA synthase family protein, translated as MKNLFKRIHQSVNTKLGFFMLTVILCWIKTYLICLTKFNLGIKSVMQAFLLFLNPIPTTILLLGISLYMKGRKSYIYMMIIDAITSTWLFANILYYREFSDFLTLTLIKGSSSASNNLGTSILGIILPTDFLAFSDVAILIILLIIKFIKLDKTKLNFKIPLTITGIAVVSFGINLTLAQQDRSGLLTRTFDNNYIVKYLGLNAYSVYDTIKAAKTSAVKANADSSDMKTVKKYINNNYVAPNVQYTGVAKGKNVFVIHLESFQQFLIDFKWDGQEVTPNLNKIYHEQNTLSFDNFFNQVGQGKTADAEMMMENSLFGLPEGAAMVTDGTSNTFQAAPAILDQHGYTTASFHGDVPSFWNRDNTYKSWGYDYFFSSNYYKQKKSYNIGYGMKDKIFMKDTANYIQKLPQPFYSKIITVTNHYPYLLDKKNQSIAKTDTGDSTVDGYVQTAHYLDQSVGEFMNWLKATGLDKNSMVVFYGDHYGISGNHKKAVAKLLGKKKFNDFDNAQFQRVPFMIHMKGIQGGINHTYGGEIDALPTILNLLGVNNKDNIQFGSDLLAPNHPQLVAFRDGDFVSPEFTKVNGAYYYTKNGTPAKNLSKDQHSRLETMSNQVATELSLSDKIITGDLLRFYNPKGFQKVNKKDYNYSKSKSLQKLKDQDKKDQTSLEFKNNNKSLLNLYDTDAPELQN; from the coding sequence ATGAAGAACCTTTTTAAACGGATACACCAGTCAGTAAATACCAAACTGGGATTTTTTATGCTGACAGTTATTTTATGTTGGATTAAAACGTATTTGATTTGTTTGACTAAATTTAATTTGGGTATAAAAAGTGTGATGCAAGCTTTCTTGCTGTTTTTAAATCCAATTCCTACGACAATTTTATTGTTGGGGATCTCTCTTTATATGAAGGGGCGTAAGTCATATATTTATATGATGATTATTGACGCCATTACTTCCACATGGTTATTTGCAAATATTCTTTATTATCGTGAATTTTCTGATTTTTTGACACTAACTCTTATTAAGGGATCAAGTTCGGCATCTAATAATTTGGGAACGAGTATTTTAGGGATTATATTGCCTACTGATTTCTTGGCTTTTTCTGATGTGGCTATTTTGATTATTTTATTGATCATTAAATTTATTAAACTTGATAAAACTAAGCTTAATTTTAAAATTCCGTTAACTATTACCGGAATTGCAGTTGTGAGTTTTGGAATTAATTTAACTTTGGCTCAACAAGATCGCTCTGGTTTATTGACAAGAACTTTTGATAACAATTATATTGTTAAATATTTAGGCTTAAATGCCTATTCTGTTTATGATACAATTAAGGCTGCTAAAACTAGTGCTGTAAAAGCTAACGCTGATAGTTCAGACATGAAGACAGTCAAAAAGTATATTAATAATAACTACGTTGCGCCTAATGTTCAGTATACGGGGGTGGCTAAAGGTAAAAATGTTTTTGTGATTCATTTGGAAAGTTTTCAACAATTTCTCATTGACTTTAAATGGGACGGACAAGAAGTTACTCCTAATTTGAATAAGATTTATCATGAACAAAATACCTTAAGTTTCGATAATTTCTTTAATCAAGTGGGTCAAGGTAAAACTGCCGATGCTGAAATGATGATGGAAAATTCTTTATTTGGGTTGCCAGAAGGTGCCGCAATGGTAACCGATGGAACGTCTAACACATTTCAGGCGGCACCAGCAATTTTAGATCAACATGGATACACAACTGCTTCATTTCACGGGGATGTTCCTAGTTTTTGGAATCGTGATAACACGTACAAATCTTGGGGATATGATTATTTCTTCAGCTCTAATTACTATAAACAAAAGAAAAGTTACAATATTGGTTACGGTATGAAAGATAAAATTTTTATGAAAGATACTGCCAATTATATTCAAAAATTACCCCAACCTTTTTATTCTAAGATTATTACCGTTACGAACCATTATCCTTATTTGTTGGATAAGAAAAACCAATCTATCGCTAAAACTGATACCGGTGATAGTACGGTTGATGGTTATGTTCAAACTGCGCATTATTTGGATCAGTCCGTTGGCGAATTTATGAATTGGTTGAAGGCCACAGGTTTAGATAAAAACAGTATGGTAGTCTTTTATGGCGATCATTATGGAATTTCGGGTAATCATAAGAAAGCCGTTGCAAAATTGTTGGGTAAAAAGAAATTTAATGATTTTGATAACGCACAATTCCAACGAGTACCGTTTATGATTCATATGAAGGGTATCCAAGGCGGAATTAATCACACTTATGGTGGCGAAATTGATGCTCTGCCAACCATTTTGAATTTGTTAGGGGTTAATAATAAAGATAATATTCAATTTGGCTCTGATTTACTGGCACCTAATCATCCTCAATTAGTTGCATTTAGGGATGGTGATTTTGTATCTCCAGAATTTACTAAGGTCAATGGGGCTTATTATTATACTAAAAATGGAACACCTGCTAAAAATTTATCTAAGGATCAGCATTCAAGACTAGAGACAATGTCTAATCAGGTAGCAACCGAATTGTCCTTATCTGATAAAATTATAACTGGTGATTTATTACGGTTTTATAATCCTAAGGGATTTCAGAAAGTTAATAAGAAAGATTATAATTATTCAAAGAGTAAGTCTTTGCAAAAGTTAAAAGATCAAGATAAAAAAGATCAAACAAGTTTAGAATTTAAAAATAATAATAAATCTTTATTGAATTTATACGATACTGATGCTCCAGAATTACAGAACTGA
- a CDS encoding glycosyltransferase family 4 protein — protein sequence MTNITMFSSSQKVAGQGVGSAYSELLRLMKTYLRNDFKIRVNDYQHPSDISHYHTIDPQFYLSTFFKKRGRKIGYVHFLPETLDGSLKIPSFAKGAVAKYVISFYKRMDQLVVVNPSFIPKLEKAGIDPQKVKYIPNFVSKLEFYRFSEAKRRQVRSRLQIQSEDFVIFGDGQVQKRKGIDDFYRLALENPQFKFIWAGGFSFGQMTDGYDRYKKMIERAPKNLLFTDIIPRAELNDYLNAADLFLLPSYDELFPMSVLEAFNTGTPVLLRDLDLYHSIIEGDYLPAQNYEQMNRAIQRLSQDSQCLSELAQKSLKAAHYYSEEHLSTIWRDFYDEQARLVGVKHES from the coding sequence ATGACTAATATAACGATGTTTTCTTCGTCACAAAAGGTTGCCGGTCAAGGGGTGGGTAGTGCGTATAGTGAGTTACTCCGTTTGATGAAAACTTATTTGCGTAATGATTTTAAAATTCGAGTCAACGATTATCAACATCCTAGTGATATCAGTCATTACCACACAATTGATCCGCAATTTTATCTTTCAACATTTTTTAAAAAGCGTGGTCGCAAAATTGGTTATGTCCATTTTTTACCTGAAACGCTGGATGGAAGTTTGAAAATTCCGAGTTTTGCTAAGGGTGCGGTTGCCAAGTATGTGATTTCGTTTTATAAGCGGATGGATCAGTTGGTCGTCGTGAATCCTAGTTTTATTCCTAAATTAGAAAAAGCTGGGATTGATCCTCAAAAAGTTAAATATATTCCCAATTTTGTTTCCAAGCTGGAATTTTATCGTTTTTCAGAAGCCAAACGTCGACAAGTACGTTCCCGTTTACAGATTCAATCGGAAGATTTTGTGATTTTTGGTGATGGTCAGGTTCAAAAGCGTAAGGGAATTGATGATTTTTACCGTTTAGCGTTAGAAAATCCCCAATTTAAGTTTATTTGGGCTGGTGGTTTTTCCTTTGGTCAGATGACTGATGGCTATGATCGTTATAAAAAGATGATTGAACGAGCACCCAAGAATTTATTGTTTACGGATATCATCCCACGTGCAGAATTGAATGATTATTTAAATGCTGCGGATCTTTTTTTGTTACCTTCATACGATGAATTGTTTCCTATGTCAGTATTGGAAGCATTTAATACAGGAACGCCGGTCTTGTTACGTGATTTGGATCTCTATCATTCAATTATTGAAGGGGATTATTTGCCTGCACAAAATTATGAACAAATGAATCGAGCAATTCAAAGGTTGAGTCAGGACTCACAATGTTTATCAGAATTGGCACAGAAATCTTTGAAAGCAGCACATTATTATTCAGAAGAGCATCTCAGTACGATTTGGCGTGATTTTTATGACGAACAGGCTCGTTTAGTGGGAGTTAAACATGAGTCGTAA